In the genome of Brachypodium distachyon strain Bd21 chromosome 3, Brachypodium_distachyon_v3.0, whole genome shotgun sequence, the window AGCGTCCCAGCCGGCCAGCCCAAAGCCCGGATGCCATTCCTCTCGTCGCACCACAGTTTGTCTCCAGCCCAGCCACGATGCTTCAACGATTCTACATTTTCAGTGGATGCCtcgtatttcaaaaaatataaaaatagtCCAGCTTGTGCATGGCATGTTATTCTGCAGTTTCTATCATCGAACACGTGAAGAAATGTCGACATGCGAACAATTAAACTAGCAAGATTTGGACCGTGATTAGCTTCTTCTGAAGCATAAAGAAGCACCACAGTGGTAAATCATGTGCTCATCTGAACTCTTTCACAGTTGCTCAGAGACGACCTTGGTTGCAAATACCATACATCAACTGCATTGCTTCTGCTGTTAGTACAATCTGCAAGACATCTTTGCTGCGTCACATTATCTTTTCAGCTACTCCcaccgatccatattaatttaCTCAAATGCCcaaatatgtatatatctatgcctaaaaaacgtttaaatacatgtaatatttcgacaattaatatgtatcGGAGCGATTACTTCTGTAGTAAGGTTTCAAGCATAAAGCTGCCTTTATCATCGTCGGTCCtggtgctggcggcggcgagggattTCGTCTCTCGTGCGCTCTCCGGGTCGGGACTGAAAcgatgcctttttttttttttagaactggGGTCTGGGAAGGATGCCTTTTGGGCCTTCTCGCTGTTGGGCCTGGCCCGTTTCTCCGTTTGATTATTCTCGCTGTTGGGCCTTGCCTGGAGCTGCCTCATACTCGCTATATATAAGCCCCTCATACTCGGCTCCAgaaaaccctagcgccgccgcagTCACAGCCCCGCCTTCCTccttcgcgccgccgccgccgtctccggaccaccgccgcctccgagaTGGTACGTTTCGCCCGCCTCCCCGCCATTGGAGCTCGTCAGTTCGCTTCGTCCTCCTAATCTTTCGTCTTTCCGTCCTGCTGGCAGGCCccgaagaaggagaaggccccgccgccgtcgtcgaagCCGGCCAAGTCTGGCGGTGgcaagcagaagaagaaggtgacgTTGTCCCCCTCGCTGATTTTCTCTGCTCCGTCTCGGTGGTTTTCGATCTGCGAGGTTTTCTCATGTTGTGGGGGTTTGTTTCTGTTTGGTTGGATGCAGAAGTGGAGCAAAGGCAAGCAAAAGGAGAAGGTGAACAACGCGGTGCTCTTCGACCAGCCCACCTACGACAAGCTGCTCTCCGAGGTGCCCAAGTACAAGCAGATCACCCCCTCCGTCCTCTCCGAGAGGCTTCGGGTAATCCTTCATTGCCCTTTATCCACTGGCCGGTAGCTCTGTATGTTGCTAGAATACTGAATTCCCTGTGTTGACCATCTGAGGTCGTGCTGTGAGTTTGCCAAGTAGTGTTATGACTAGCCAGTCTTCAGTCTGGGCATGTCCAGTTGCTCTGCCTTGTTAGTTCGTCTGGTAACCACTTGTTGAACCCCATTGTATTTGTCAATTCTGTTTAGGATAAAGCCATCTCATTGACCTGTCTATGAATAATTGGCATATTTGTATGGTTCTTCGTGCATATTAGCATTACTTGTGCTGCCTATCACTGCACTGTTACCAGCATTTTGTGTTAGTATCTGTGCTGTGTTATTGTGAGATGCACCTTGCCATGGCATTTGTCATTGTGATTGCTATATATTATTTGTTTCATGCTGTTGCGTTTTTATGGAATCAGGTGGCTGTAAACCAAATTGTGTCAGTATAGACCAGTatctttttgttgttgcaacAGTAGGGCATTGGCTTCCTGTATACTTGAATGAAAGTGATGAACCTTACAATACACCATTACACCTTTTTGTGATTCCGTTGTCATTCAGACTTGTAGGGGTTTACCAATTTCTGGTATAGCTTACATTACTCCTTTTCGTCATTACATTTTCATTCAGGCTTGCAGGGTTTTACCAATTCCTCGTAGTTTTTGTCATTCAGGCTTGAGAAACTAATTTTGTGTATACATTTCAATTGCAGATCAATGGTTCCCTTGCTCGTAGGGCGATCAAGGATCTGATGGAGCGGGGCCTCATCCGCATGGTCTCTGTTCACTCAAGCCAGCAAATCTACACCAGGGCAACCAACACCTAAGTGTGTGCTATTCCTGATGCCCCGTCTGCGCTCCAATACTTGAGAACAGCTATCTTTACCGTGTCCGctaatgtttttgttttgaacaaGGCACTTTAGCATTTCGGAGATTTTGGGTATTAGTTGAACACAGTGAATGCTGCCATGTCTTTTATGAGTTACCTGTGTACCAGCAGCTCATTTTGGTTGGTGGATTCATGGCATGTTTGAGAGATCAAAGTTTTCGCATGATGAAATGATATGTTAATTTTCTGATACACGTGAAATCAATCTGTGCTGCATTGTTGGCGTCCATGGAATTGTGCTGGATTAAAACATAAAAGCTGTTGAGAAGAATTACGATCATTTGGTTTATCTGAAACTGTTTTGGACATCTTTACGATATGCTGCCATGGTGGCATTCACAATTGCATCTAGCTGGAGAACAGCGGTTGCATCGCCCTTAGTTCATCTTCAGCTTGAACATGTTTATATAATAATATGGAAAGGGCATCTTGCAGCATTTTGCAACAGGTGTTTCTAAAAGTTACAGTTCTTTGTATGAACTAGGAGAAGATTTTATTGTTGGTTAAATTATATGCTGCAATGTGAAGAAATATCATAAACTATATAGTTCTGCATGTAGTGGTGTTGATGAGGGGGGCATTCGGACATATAAATATCGTATCATCTTATTTCTGATCAAAAAATAGTAGTTGGTCAAAATCTTGattaaagaaaacaaaatacacctTGTATTTTGAATGGAGGAAGCATTGAAGACATCCTTAGTATAGTTAGTACACTCTGACGCCAATTAGATGCATGTCTGGAATAATTTTGCTCTCTGCACACCATCCAGTTGCCTGCCTATTTAAAACACAAAATTAGGACAAACAAAGTGATATTTTCTTGGCACAGTAGttaatattttgacactttaCAAACCACTATATTAAGCTTAAGCGAGTACCTTTCTCTGTTTGGAACACATGATTAATTTGCTTCACGCTTAAATCGCCAGGAatatttaatattttcatattttgcAACCCATTGTTCGGTTGGAACAAACGAATGCTTATTTCTTTACTActacttaatttgcagtttggtacgtacgtacgttggTCCGTTCGACTGTTCGTTCCTCTCCGCGCGCCCGCTCGATCGAAAAACCAGAAGGGAAACTTTCCCCTGCCCTGCGCACGCGAAAACCAATCCCGCGACGCACTCGCTTCTTTCCAATTCCGATTCTAATCCCGCACGGAAGAAACACCCAATACGCGCTGCCCTTCATCTGCCCGAGCGCCCTAGGCgaatccgccgccgcgcacctCCTTCAGATCCGCAGCCGCAGGCTCCTcgggccgccgcgcgcctcccttccctcctcagcagcaggaggaggaagccccTTCCCATGCCAACCCCGGAAAAGCCGGATCCAGCCACAGCCGCCCTTCACCGTgcccgccccgccgcgcccccggctGCTCACCGTCGCCCATACCACCACCTACAGCcgtgaaggggcgcgtagagataaataaaaaacttttcctacgcgaactcccaagatctagccgaggtagaaggccacgaggattaccactagacgcgcagttgcggattatcgatgcggcgccttgatgcagtgcagtccctcgatccgatccagccgatccaatcccgcgatcgtcgaagtgctgaacgtacagcacctctgccggtatccacacgtgcgaggaggagctccggcggcggactgctaggtccggtgcgacggttgaactgaatcgggctagggttctcaacgcatgagagtggaaaaaccgtgcctcttaggcatcccacgcccctgcttatatatcgagtggaagtgggctccaagccttgtggcccatccaccctgcgagtccaactcgcattgtcagcccaattccagttcgggtccaacccgaccaaatacttgctcccgctcttaagtgtgtgaccccgcaggctcatggtgacttggacacgattggagtccgactcacaatcgatcaatcggtagcggctcctagcagaacgtgccgactcccaagtaccatcgagtcatgacgacgtaccttccaatgtgacatacgtcttagtccctttttgcctcacgatataccttgtcgaactataggcgattaatcgtcatccctttaatagttcaactctcttctcgatccgtgatatacgattcatccgactaactcttagtcgatcgacccggttaacagttaaccaagtcgcgcatggccatgcttcccgaatcatatcactcgagagggcccagagaatatctctccagtcggaggggcaaaatcccatcttggttatccacatcacacagcttgattctcagtcaacccgaactctgcctttatagctgccctgttacggaacaacgtttgccagaacctaagttggtgatccacaactcggattgtgcgataacctcaggtctaaggattacattgattgagacatgcaaataacgacctactcgttgcatctcaatatgggtcagtccgactcgctaaactctttagccgagtccgtgtaagctggaatgacatcaccatgcccatgacaagtggaaccgagtcatcagccaactttcacattagtctaggttatgtgtccagcacaacctcaatgactaaggacaatttagtatgaacaacatgaatacatagttgcacaatcaaatcacatattcaatgatacatatcagatgttcaaacaaggacaacttaataatatttatgaatacattgggaattacatcatacatgattgcctctagggcatattcccaacaagCCGGGCCCTCGCACGCCGTCGCAACTAGCCGCACCACCCTCGCCCCGCCAGCCCCGCGCCAGATCCGGCCAATGCAAGCACCGCTGCCCCCGCCGTTGGGCACCCAGCCCCCGCTGCGCCTTGCCCAGACGCCCACCGAGACGAGATCTGGGGCTGTCGCCCCGGCGCCTCTTACACGCAGATTGTGTAGTTGCAAGTATGATTGATTCATGTGCAGCTGATGCATAATCATTAGGCAACGAGTAGCAGGTAAAATCCATATCTTATCATTGTTTAGATTAAAGTATTTTTGATTTAGCAGAATCTTTTGATATTCTAATTCAAACCACCAGCTTAATGTTGACGGTATCTGTGGAAGAAAATCCATTGCTTCTTctatgattatttttctttttcttcagggCAATCTGCAGCATGAATAGGCAGGTAGCAATTCTGTGCCCTTGGTACATTAGGTATTAGAGTAAGGAAGGAGCTGATTGCACATCTTAGATACCTGAGTCTCTGCATGCTCTTCTTGAAGAAGCCTTATGAAGTATTCCTACGGATCGGTGGATACGACCAGAGTTATATTCTCATAGAGAAGTCCAAGGCAAGGGTACATATACGTAATCGTGAGCCTTATTGCTGATCATCTTAGCGCCGATTGAGAATAGGAAACATCTTAAGTAAACCCTGTGCTGCTGCTATGCAGCTTCAAGCCCGCCTTCACGGTTGTCCGCGACAAAGGTAAGAGATGCTTCCTCCTTCTcataggggggggggggcaaccAGTGTCAAGGATCGCGTGACAGCGGCGCCAGCTGCAGAGGTTCCATTCCATCATGCAGTTTTCCATGAAGGTCGTGGATCGTGTGTAGTGTCTGGGCATGGACATTGTGGAATGGTTGCAGCAGCTTGCTGGATTGCGGACCAGGCTATTCCCAGCCTCAGCAGAGCAGTTTAAGCAATTTCCAGACTACAATAAGGTAGTCAACCAATCTTGTTTTGAACCTCTCCAGAtgtgtgttccttttcttGTAATATGATACGTATGAGCCTAAGAGGGACAAATTAATAGTTTAggtcctgtttgtttgggcttctgcttcagcttttggtgcttctagcaatctcaaaagcacttctcccgtttacacatgaagctgagaagcacctctGGACGTGCTTCACCAAAAGCACGTCCagaggtgcttctcagcttcatgtgtaaacatgagaagtgcttttgagattgctagaagcaccaaaagctgaagctgaagcccaaacaaacagggccttagTACACTGTACACAAAAACACATGGTATTAATTTTGTCTTAAGACAAATGTGTATTTTTATATCTCATCCCTGCAATACTTGATGTTAGTTTACAGTGATTCTCATTACTCCAGTTAATGAAGAATAAAAAGGGAGCTGCCACCTTGGTCGTTTTATCATCCCAGACCATACCAGCATTGGGATTATAAAAGAATGACCTATTACTTTGTATGTGAGCTTTGCTGCTTTCTATTACAGTTTTTGATTGTTAGTAATGTTGAAGAGCTCTAGCTGTGCTGGTTACATGAGCTCATTGCAGTTAGAAAAGAATACTTAAGAGGATAATTTACTTCAAAACCCGACTAACACATTTAAAGCAGGGCAGGAATCCATTTTTTCCAGATGGTTGGTCTTCCTAATTCTCGGCCATTTCTATCAGTGCACACATCTTTAGATGCCTTAATTTTACAAAGCAAATTCTGAATTACCATTCAAGTATTTCAAATGCTTCGTGTAttaacagcagcaacaacaacaaatattttttcctTCCGCACTCATATTTCCCTATTTTTATTGTAGCAAGTGAAGGTCATAATTGAAGAGCCTACAGTTGCAGAGGTTGTTCTGATGTGCAGGTAAAATTCATACATGACTTGGTTGAACACAGATTCTTTTGGTGTCCTGGTTGTGACATGGTTGCTTGCATGATTTCTTTTAGCTACTATGTCAGAACTGATTTATGATGGTACATGTTTGACTATGGAAAAGCCGAGGGGTTAGATTGATACCTAGCAAGCTGGTCATCAAGAATGAATTTCATTCTGAACAATCTGGTCTTGTAAGTTGAAACCTCTGCATCTGATTCTTTCCTTGACTGATCTATTTTTCCTTGAAAAATAACTTATAGTTTAGCTAAATTTGATATATGCTTAACTGCTCGTATATTCATCTTCGAgtcatatatgttttttttaagctgAGTCATATATTTTTAGCTGCACTTATTTGCTAATTTTGATGAAGTGCTCAGCAGTTAATTAACTTTTACTATGTTACAAAGTTGCCTATTTCACTCTGGTTTACTTCCAGACTTCAGTTTGTTGGTGTAATTTCCGACGGTCATAACCGAAAAATCATATCATGGGTACATGGTCTTGCAAccttctccttcttgatccTGTCCGACCTGGTAGACAAAAGAGAACTATCCTTTTGCTCACTGTCCGCCTGACCATTCTGGGCCTGGCTGTCGCCATTAGGATGTACACAAAATCAGAGGCCGCTTAACTTAAATTTGTTCTTTGATGTTGAAATAAGTAATTTTAGCGGTTTTCCTTTATCGCGTGATCTGTTTGGATGTAAACTGTCATTGAGTTCGTGGTCGAATGTTTGCGAGGTTTTTGTGGTGTTAGACTTGGTAAAATTAGTTAATTGATGTGAGGCTGGATTGGAACAAGTATGTCTTGATGGTTTTGCCCAGAAAATAAGTAGAAGCACATCCCACATATCATTGGCAGGTAAATGCACGAACTCTGCTTATCATTCCATAGCCTGTATGCTGAACCTGGTAAACGAACAAATAAGTGGTATTTGTCATTATTCTTGTTAAAGTACAGAATGTTTATCTCACTGTTGCAACCCACGGACACTTAACTAGTCAAATAGTCATGACTTGGTGGCTGCCAAGCCCCTGTCATCTCCTCGTATTTGTGGTGGGGCCTCATCTAAAAATAGAGGAAGATCCTAAGTGAGACCGTGTGGGCTTTGTTGTCAGGCAGGTGGGCAAACGGAGAGTAACGAGCACGACGAGGACATTGTAGCAAAGAAGGCAAGGCCCAAAACTTGTCGATTTTAGATGGTTTTGACTTTTTCCGGCCACGCTCGTTGCCTCTGTGCTACTGCTACCGATTAATAGTTGCCCAATTTTGCACCGGCTGGCATCCTCCTGTCTTGCAGGCTGTGCAAATTAGCACCTTCCTAAATTTACAAATTACCTTCCATACTTGTCAGCACTCAGCACTCTACCACGGCACCCTAGTAGTACTAAACTAAAAAAACTGTCTTTTTAGCAACCTGTAAATATGACAGACGGAAAGGaataaaagcaaaaaaaacaaagtcgTAGCGGCCGAAAGAGAGCTGAAAAAAACGAACCCCAGCCCAGACCGGCCCataccggaccggcccggcccggttCGTGCACTGGCAGCcagtacaaaaaaaaaagggggccGCAGCTGAAAGCTGGCGAGCGCACGAGTACACGACGACGAAAGCGTAAAAGAGAAGGGAAGAAAagcacgagaaaaaaaaaggcagaggGGGCTAATCAGCAAAGCGCCCCCTGCTGGCCGCGTTCcccttttcttccttcctcctGACCACCGCGCCGAAACCCTCGCCGcctcagccgccgccgccctcggaaccacccgccgccaccctctcGCGGCGCCCCGCGATCACCGGGTAGCTTTTGCTGCGGCGGTGGGAGGGCCggtcccgccggcgcccatgGCCTCGCGCTTCCTCCCCGCCGCTCCggtgccccgcgccgccctccaATGTGAGCACCTCCCCCGGGATAGCTAGGGTTCCTCACTTCCTCTTGCCAGGCGAGCACGCCCTCCCGCGCCGGTTCTTGCTGCAGTCGTTTACTTCGCCCCCAGACTATtttttccttggtttttcTTGGAGGATTCTTTGGGCGTGTTCTGCCGGTTGTGTCTGCGTGAGTTCGTCGTCTTCACCCCTCGGAGTCTTTGGATTTTTTCGACTTCTTGCGTTCTTTCCCTCCCAAAATTTTAGGAAAAAGCCGTGGCCTTTTGCTGCGCAATTTAGAGCTAGTCCAAAGCCAGGGTCTTTTTATAGTCTTTACGCGCGTTTCGCTCCAAATCCTCTTCCCTTTTTCCGATGCGTTTCCCTCACGCTTGTATATGCAGCTGGAATTCGTGGAAGGCTTGTACTAAACCGTGGTCGTTTGGTATCTGCATTTTTTAACAGAACAAGATCAAGAGAGAGGCAGTTCCCTCTTATCTTTGATGGGGCAGCCAGGTATGGACTCCCTCGAAAGGAAGGAGACCAATGGCGTCGTTCCTGACCGCaatggcgctgctgctgctgctgctgccccgccTGCGACACAGCAGCAGGAAGGGAAGGATGCCTTGCAGTACGCCAACATCCTCCGGTCGCGCAACAAATTCGCGGACGCTCTCCAGCTGTACAGCACTGTGCTTGAGAAGGATGGCACCAATGTGGAGGCCCTCATCGGAAAAGGGATTTGCCTCCAGGCGCAGAACCTGCCGAAGCAGGCCTTGGAGTGCTTCACCGAGGCTGTCAAGGTCGACCCCAACAACGCTTGCGCTCTCACCCATTGTGGGATGATATACAAAGACGAAGGGCACCTGGTTGAGGCTGCAGAGGTATGGAGCAAGGTTCATTATGTGCATTACCTCTTCTGTTTGTAGGCTTTCTGATTCTTGCAAACTGTGAATTGTTTCACAGAAGAAACAGTCTTCTTTTGTGTTAGTATGTTTGCCTAAGTTTGAGATTGTTGCAAGTTAACTAGTCTCTATGGTATGAACTTCTCTTTAACCCAAGTTAAGTCCAAATTAACCTAGCCATCATCGCTTCATGAGTATAGTATAACTCCTGTGTGATGGAATTAATGTCTTGCTGATGGGATAGAACACTCTGGGTGCTTGGTGAACTATGGCGGGTGGCAACTGCGACTAAAGAAATTAGATTAAAATTTCTATGGCTTCTATTCACCCTTTGAGAATGTTAACCCCTGGTATTTATTGTAATAAATACTAACCAATCTAACATGTTAGATTAAAATATTAGACGTCCAAAACTATTACTAGATGCCACAAAAAATGCTCTTACGTTTTTCTGCTATTAGCCTGTTAGTGTATTTCTTGTCTCCTACATTTTGAATGTTTTAATTtaatggaggaaaaaaaatctggagcAGGCCTATCAAAAAGCTCGAAGTGCAGATCCTTCCTATAAACCGGCTGCGGAATTTCTCGCTATTGTATTGACCGATCTTGGAACTAAGTTGAAGCTTGCAGGCAATACAGAAGAGGGTATTCAAAAATATTGCGAAGCTCTGGAAGTAGATACCCACTACGCGGTACCATTAACAACTCTAGTTTTATGTGCACATAACAATCATTTCCTTTGTCATTCTGTTCAGCATGGTACTGATGTCTTCATCTGTTTTGTGCAGCCTGCTTATTACAACCTTGGTGTGGTTTATTCGGAGATGATGCAGTTTGATGTGGCTCTTACTTGTTATGAAAAAGCTGCAATTGAGAGACCATTGTACGCCGAAGCTTATTGCAACCTGGGAGTTATTTACAAAAATCGGGGAGATCTAGACGCAGCAATCGCCTGCTACGAGAGGTAAGTTTGCCATTATTTTGTTCATATGAATTCTGCTGATGTTCTAAGTAATCTACACCAAGTACATTTTGAAATTCAACCTTGGCATAATGTTACTGTATCCCAGGTGCTTGACTATTTCCCCCAACTTTGAGATTGCTAAGAATAACATGGCGATAGCACTAACCGACTTGGGTACAAAGGTGCGGACTTGTCCACTACTATTTCAACCAAGCTCAgcatatttctttttctggtgTATGCTGTGTAAATTCTACTTCTTACCATGACTTGTCATTTCCCTTTCTTTGTTGACTGACCTTAGCATGGCCTCCAACATGTGCATCATGTACTGCACCTTTAACCTATTTcattttttcaattttctaACACTCTAAAACTTAGCTGAATTAGCACTCCTTTTTGTATACGTTTAATAGTACATAGCATTCACACTGTTGGTGATTGATTAAAGACAAATATGTTACCATCGTTTTAAAAATTGGAATCACTCAGGTAAAAATTGAAGGTGACATCAAGCAAGGTGTGGCATATTACAAGAAAGCTCTGTTCTACAATTGGCACTACGCTGATGCAATGTATAATCTTGGTGTTGCATATGGTGAAATGTTGA includes:
- the LOC100827698 gene encoding 40S ribosomal protein S25-2 → MAPKKEKAPPPSSKPAKSGGGKQKKKKWSKGKQKEKVNNAVLFDQPTYDKLLSEVPKYKQITPSVLSERLRINGSLARRAIKDLMERGLIRMVSVHSSQQIYTRATNT